A section of the Cuniculiplasma divulgatum genome encodes:
- a CDS encoding fatty acid--CoA ligase — protein MYQEKYELTIGKIFAAAVRNNPEQIISYKGEERVTYREFMERVEKIARGLVKLGLKKGDRVAVLDWDTIRYLEAYYAVPMAGGVLHTVNIRYPPELIFYTMQHAEDRFVIIRDEFIPLIEKSVQLFDFVNKWIVSSDGPKPAMMLPEALVYQDLLSGVEGVALPEVSEDDVATTFYTSGTTGLPKGVLFTHRQIVLHTMAMISGLSDEPINLKSTSPIMPIVPMFHVHSWGVPYMAIMKGQKYVLAGRYDFDRMPEIMEKEGVKVSLMVPSILYMLMSSKNSQKLKNLDLRVVVGGGALSSGLAQMADSFGIKVISGYGMSETAPVLTLATYNQKLDSMDEKKKIEYRTKTGIPIPLVEIRVVDSDGKEVKHDSKSIGEIIVRSPWLTREYVKDEDNTRKLWKDDWMHTGDLAVVDDLGYLSIVDREKDAVKSGGEFIPTIILEDVISTYPGIAEAAVVAKPDKKWGERPVAFVSGLKKVEPQKIVDHMMKYVESGRIAKFWIPDEFIPVDSFQKTSTGKIDKKPLRARFSP, from the coding sequence ATGTATCAGGAAAAGTATGAACTTACAATAGGAAAGATATTTGCGGCCGCAGTCAGGAACAACCCTGAACAGATAATTTCCTACAAGGGAGAGGAAAGGGTAACCTACAGGGAATTCATGGAACGGGTTGAGAAGATTGCCCGCGGGCTGGTAAAGCTTGGCCTGAAGAAGGGTGACAGGGTTGCAGTGCTGGACTGGGACACCATCAGGTATCTGGAAGCATATTACGCAGTTCCAATGGCAGGCGGTGTCCTTCATACGGTCAACATAAGGTACCCTCCTGAACTGATTTTCTATACCATGCAGCATGCTGAGGACCGGTTTGTCATAATAAGGGATGAGTTCATACCGCTCATAGAAAAGAGCGTTCAGCTCTTTGACTTTGTAAATAAATGGATAGTTTCATCTGACGGTCCAAAGCCTGCAATGATGCTTCCCGAAGCACTTGTATACCAGGATCTCCTCAGCGGAGTTGAAGGCGTTGCACTGCCTGAGGTCAGCGAGGACGATGTGGCCACAACATTCTACACATCGGGCACAACCGGTCTGCCAAAGGGTGTTCTTTTCACGCACAGGCAGATCGTGCTTCATACAATGGCAATGATCTCAGGGCTCTCTGACGAACCCATAAACCTCAAGAGTACAAGCCCAATAATGCCAATTGTTCCAATGTTTCACGTTCACTCATGGGGCGTTCCATACATGGCAATAATGAAGGGACAGAAGTATGTGCTTGCAGGCAGGTACGACTTTGACAGGATGCCTGAGATAATGGAGAAGGAAGGTGTCAAGGTGAGCCTCATGGTGCCATCCATCCTATACATGCTCATGTCCAGCAAGAACAGCCAGAAACTGAAGAATCTTGATCTGAGAGTGGTTGTTGGGGGAGGGGCCCTCTCGTCCGGGCTTGCACAGATGGCAGATTCATTCGGGATCAAGGTGATTTCAGGATATGGCATGTCTGAAACAGCGCCTGTTCTCACCCTTGCAACTTACAACCAGAAACTCGATTCCATGGACGAAAAAAAGAAGATAGAATACCGCACCAAGACAGGCATACCCATACCGCTTGTGGAAATCAGAGTTGTGGACTCAGATGGGAAAGAAGTAAAGCATGATTCGAAGTCCATAGGCGAGATAATAGTCCGTTCTCCCTGGCTCACGAGGGAGTATGTTAAGGACGAGGATAATACCAGAAAGCTGTGGAAAGATGACTGGATGCATACAGGTGATCTGGCGGTTGTGGACGATCTTGGATATCTCTCCATTGTTGACAGGGAAAAGGATGCGGTCAAGTCAGGAGGGGAATTCATTCCCACTATAATACTTGAAGATGTGATCAGCACCTATCCGGGCATAGCTGAGGCTGCAGTTGTGGCCAAGCCAGACAAGAAATGGGGTGAAAGGCCGGTGGCATTCGTATCGGGGCTGAAAAAAGTGGAACCACAGAAGATTGTAGACCACATGATGAAATATGTGGAATCAGGGAGGATAGCAAAATTCTGGATTCCAGATGAGTTCATTCCGGTTGATTCATTCCAGAAGACAAGCACCGGCAAAATTGATAAAAAGCCCCTCAGGGCGCGTTTTTCGCCGTAA
- a CDS encoding SDR family oxidoreductase → MKILVTGHRGFIGSQVFSTLQAQGYDVSGIDIGDQFVDRKYDYIVHMGARTLIRMSKEKPFEYFDDNMVFSLRMLEYCRKNGATFIFPTSGSVMEATNPYSLSKKQTVEWIELYHTMYGTKRHVMKFFNIYGPTSRKGAVFLFAKAALKGEEAVIYGDGNNVRDFIHVRDVVRAIKMIIDGEVQEGYHEIGSGIGTSVNSLLKLVEDVTGRKIKTHHEDYVLPEASELVAANPLIKDPTPLRKGIEEVVEALRKEFTAKNAP, encoded by the coding sequence ATGAAGATACTTGTTACAGGCCACAGAGGATTCATTGGAAGCCAGGTATTCAGTACATTACAGGCTCAGGGTTATGATGTCAGCGGTATTGATATTGGTGACCAGTTTGTTGACAGGAAATATGATTATATAGTGCACATGGGAGCCAGGACTCTTATCAGGATGTCCAAAGAGAAACCATTTGAGTATTTTGATGACAACATGGTATTCTCACTCAGGATGCTTGAATACTGCAGGAAAAATGGGGCAACATTCATATTCCCCACATCAGGATCAGTCATGGAGGCCACAAATCCGTATTCTCTTTCAAAGAAGCAGACAGTTGAGTGGATAGAGCTTTATCACACCATGTATGGAACAAAGAGGCATGTAATGAAATTCTTTAACATCTATGGCCCAACCAGCAGGAAAGGTGCTGTATTTCTGTTCGCAAAGGCTGCACTGAAGGGCGAAGAGGCGGTTATCTACGGTGATGGCAACAATGTAAGGGATTTCATCCATGTCAGAGATGTTGTCAGGGCAATCAAAATGATAATAGACGGTGAAGTGCAGGAGGGGTATCATGAGATTGGAAGTGGCATTGGAACTTCCGTGAACAGTCTCCTGAAGCTTGTGGAAGATGTGACCGGAAGAAAAATAAAGACCCACCATGAAGACTACGTGCTTCCGGAGGCGTCCGAGCTTGTTGCAGCCAATCCCCTCATAAAGGACCCGACGCCCCTCAGGAAGGGCATCGAAGAGGTAGTTGAGGCCCTCAGGAAGGAGTTTACGGCGAAAAACGCGCCCTGA
- a CDS encoding transketolase, whose protein sequence is MEQYNVMDLKIIARNIRRKIIEMVYEAKSGHPGGSLSIADILAVLYFKEMNIDPLEPDDPDRDRLIMSKGHASPGLYATLALRGYFPESLLGGFRKLNSKLEGHVHRGVPGVEASTGSLGQGLGIGVGIALAAKLDHRDYRTYVILGDGEIEEGSVWESLMAGSKYRLNNLIAILDRNGVQLDGYTSDIMPLGDIGRMVESFGWEVLEIDGHDFNQIISAVEKAKKATDRPVLILAHTVKGKGVSYMENNPKYHGSPPANDEEYRQALEEIGGE, encoded by the coding sequence ATGGAACAATATAATGTGATGGATCTGAAAATCATTGCCAGAAACATTAGACGAAAAATCATAGAGATGGTTTACGAGGCAAAGAGCGGGCATCCTGGAGGATCTCTAAGTATTGCTGATATTCTTGCCGTACTCTATTTCAAGGAGATGAACATTGATCCGCTTGAGCCGGATGACCCCGACAGGGACAGGCTCATCATGAGCAAGGGGCACGCATCGCCCGGCCTCTATGCAACTCTGGCTCTTAGGGGTTACTTTCCTGAATCTCTTCTGGGCGGCTTCAGGAAGCTGAATTCTAAGCTCGAAGGACATGTCCACAGGGGCGTACCAGGAGTGGAGGCCTCTACAGGCTCCCTTGGGCAGGGACTGGGAATCGGCGTGGGGATCGCACTTGCCGCAAAACTTGATCACAGGGATTACCGTACGTATGTCATTCTCGGGGATGGCGAGATAGAGGAGGGCAGCGTGTGGGAATCATTAATGGCTGGATCAAAATACCGTCTCAACAATCTTATTGCCATCCTGGATCGGAATGGCGTCCAGCTTGATGGTTATACCAGTGATATAATGCCGCTTGGCGATATCGGCAGGATGGTGGAAAGCTTCGGGTGGGAAGTGCTGGAGATAGACGGCCATGATTTCAACCAGATCATATCTGCGGTTGAAAAGGCTAAGAAAGCTACAGACAGGCCCGTATTAATTCTTGCGCATACAGTAAAGGGCAAGGGCGTAAGCTACATGGAAAACAACCCGAAATATCATGGCTCCCCTCCTGCAAACGATGAGGAATACAGGCAGGCGCTGGAAGAGATTGGAGGCGAGTGA
- the fsa gene encoding fructose-6-phosphate aldolase codes for MKIFLDTSNVEEIKQGVDLGLVDGVTTNPSLAAREAGKGKSFQDIIKEILNITPGPVSVEVVATDYDNMMKQALKISQLGANAVIKIPMTLDGLKAIKSLKEKRIPVNCTLIFNPIQALLAAKSGAEYVSPFVGRLDDIGEDGMQIIDEIKTIFVNYGISTKILVASVRNPIHFLRSAIIGADVITLPFDVLKKLPSHPKTDEGLARFLDDWKKVSPDGSFPL; via the coding sequence ATGAAAATATTTCTTGATACTTCAAATGTTGAAGAGATTAAACAGGGTGTAGATCTTGGGCTGGTTGATGGCGTAACAACAAATCCCAGTCTCGCTGCAAGGGAGGCGGGCAAGGGAAAGAGCTTCCAGGATATAATCAAGGAAATACTCAATATAACTCCTGGCCCGGTGAGCGTGGAGGTTGTTGCAACAGATTATGACAACATGATGAAACAGGCACTGAAGATCTCCCAGCTGGGTGCAAATGCCGTCATAAAGATTCCCATGACCCTTGACGGCCTGAAGGCCATAAAGAGCCTCAAGGAAAAGAGGATACCGGTGAACTGCACGCTGATATTCAATCCAATCCAGGCTCTGCTGGCCGCAAAGAGCGGTGCAGAATATGTGTCACCTTTCGTGGGAAGGCTTGACGACATAGGTGAGGATGGAATGCAGATCATTGATGAAATCAAGACCATATTTGTGAACTACGGCATTTCCACCAAGATCCTTGTGGCCTCAGTCAGAAACCCCATACATTTCCTCAGATCGGCAATCATTGGGGCTGATGTAATAACTCTCCCATTCGACGTCCTGAAGAAGCTGCCATCCCATCCTAAGACAGACGAGGGGCTGGCAAGATTTCTGGACGACTGGAAGAAAGTCTCCCCTGATGGAAGTTTCCCGCTCTAG
- a CDS encoding ornithine cyclodeaminase family protein produces the protein MISMADDNDVAEFGIGRSISVMEQCFIERCHGTLESPPRLHAGLTDGQIVFTVGGSIMQHVAGFRVYTTFPHDQQMTAVYDSASGHLDGVVEGSLLGAYRTASIGALSIKYMSNSNAESLGIIGSGVQAFHQVMAALNVRNFSAIYSHSRNQNHLHTFADKLRSYAHVPVYEMESAEEVAAISDVIITATRSGSPLFSPEKIRKGTHLVAVGRKSVGNSEIDPAVAELCTVLATDSPAQLEDYDPPHIMAGKKITDLSEIICGKRPGRISPEDVTMFLSVGLSGTEVMLAKAILDRKVKL, from the coding sequence ATGATTTCAATGGCAGATGACAATGACGTAGCGGAATTTGGAATAGGGAGAAGCATTTCCGTCATGGAGCAGTGCTTCATTGAGCGTTGTCACGGAACACTGGAAAGCCCGCCCAGACTGCACGCTGGATTGACCGATGGACAGATTGTATTCACCGTTGGAGGCAGCATTATGCAGCATGTTGCAGGCTTCAGGGTCTACACAACATTTCCCCATGACCAGCAGATGACTGCTGTATACGATTCTGCTTCTGGACATCTCGATGGAGTTGTTGAAGGATCTCTTCTTGGCGCTTACAGAACAGCCTCTATTGGAGCGCTATCAATTAAATACATGTCCAACAGCAATGCAGAATCCCTTGGAATAATTGGATCAGGTGTGCAGGCTTTTCATCAGGTTATGGCTGCCCTCAATGTCAGAAACTTCTCAGCTATATATTCTCATTCAAGAAATCAAAATCACCTGCATACCTTCGCAGATAAATTAAGAAGTTACGCCCATGTGCCAGTATATGAAATGGAAAGCGCAGAAGAAGTTGCAGCAATATCTGATGTAATAATCACAGCCACAAGGAGCGGTTCTCCCCTATTCTCTCCTGAGAAAATCAGAAAAGGCACCCACTTAGTTGCAGTTGGACGGAAGTCTGTAGGAAACAGTGAAATAGATCCTGCTGTGGCAGAACTCTGTACAGTACTTGCCACAGACTCTCCTGCACAGCTTGAGGATTACGATCCGCCGCACATAATGGCTGGGAAAAAGATTACGGATCTCAGTGAAATAATATGCGGGAAACGCCCTGGCCGCATTTCCCCAGAAGACGTAACAATGTTCCTTTCTGTTGGGCTATCTGGCACTGAAGTTATGCTGGCAAAGGCAATACTGGACAGAAAAGTGAAGTTATGA
- a CDS encoding transketolase family protein → MKAESLRETYGEELRNLGRTHGNIVVLDADLSSSTKTAVFGKEFPDRFFNMGIAEQSMVETAAGLALSGKKVFASTFAVFLTRTYEQLRQSVCYNNLDVNFVVTHAGITVGEDGATHQIVEDLGIMSGLPNMKVAVPVDSVETRSVIDYLANQGRGPYYVRLTREKFPVLNDPSYEFRPGKSTVLKDGDDITIMGIGVMVSFALQAADALKSKGIDARVVNMSSIKPMDRKAVIDAARDTGKIVTVEEHSIYNGLGSRVAEIASEEYPVPVWRMGMKDTFGKSGKSWELFDYFHMGVNDMVKFAEACFREEPRYENIS, encoded by the coding sequence ATGAAAGCTGAAAGCCTTCGGGAAACTTATGGCGAAGAGCTCCGGAATCTGGGTCGCACACACGGCAACATTGTTGTTCTGGATGCTGATCTTTCCAGTTCAACAAAAACTGCTGTATTCGGCAAGGAGTTTCCTGACAGGTTCTTCAACATGGGCATAGCCGAGCAGTCCATGGTGGAAACTGCCGCTGGTCTGGCACTTTCAGGGAAAAAAGTTTTTGCATCCACATTTGCGGTTTTCCTGACAAGAACCTATGAACAGTTGAGACAGTCTGTTTGCTACAACAATCTTGACGTTAATTTTGTTGTGACCCATGCTGGAATAACGGTGGGTGAAGATGGGGCAACACATCAGATAGTGGAGGACCTGGGCATAATGAGTGGCCTTCCGAACATGAAGGTGGCTGTTCCGGTAGATTCCGTGGAAACAAGGAGCGTCATTGACTATCTTGCAAATCAGGGAAGGGGACCTTACTATGTCCGGTTGACAAGGGAGAAGTTTCCGGTACTGAATGATCCGTCCTATGAGTTCAGGCCTGGAAAGTCAACTGTCCTGAAGGATGGGGACGACATCACCATTATGGGAATAGGCGTAATGGTCTCATTTGCCCTTCAGGCAGCCGATGCGCTGAAATCCAAGGGCATAGATGCAAGGGTTGTAAACATGTCCTCTATCAAGCCGATGGACAGGAAAGCAGTGATTGACGCAGCACGGGACACCGGCAAGATTGTCACTGTAGAAGAACACTCCATCTACAATGGCCTTGGAAGCAGGGTTGCCGAGATTGCCTCGGAAGAGTATCCTGTACCGGTGTGGAGGATGGGAATGAAGGACACATTCGGAAAGTCCGGAAAATCATGGGAACTCTTCGATTATTTTCATATGGGAGTTAATGATATGGTAAAGTTTGCTGAAGCTTGCTTCAGGGAGGAACCTAGATATGAAAATATTTCTTGA
- a CDS encoding glycosyltransferase, with amino-acid sequence MLYSLILIVISALTGISVIYYVLNSYSSLKYSGVTHPENVDLSKVTIAMPVYNEDVDVFRESIESVAMQGCKFVVVGDSSDEPYRSIVEKAGGKFILQEIRVGQKKAISRAFDFVHTEFVLLVDSDTILPPNAVASMQSYFDSTVGGVGANIGIKKTGSAVAYASEFIERSREVVFRAMSAHGNVMNLDGACVMLRTELVRPFIKSDEFLEFKLFGRPSVLGEDWLITGYIINKGYRAVKDYSTRVESYPQKDARKFLKQNVRWARSGWIRFGRELMDGTATRAGKFYTFELIYTYLLPVIVLGFGIFRFFAFFQANPGALHFMNIVDDILLIRPSDVGYLIYTKLTITFANISGSMIFLGAVITRMKGEKLKTIAFGALGLLVLFVTNIYGIFTFWKSGNHWLTR; translated from the coding sequence GTGTTATATAGTCTTATCCTCATTGTAATTTCCGCCCTAACGGGCATTTCTGTCATATATTACGTTCTGAACTCGTACAGTTCATTGAAGTATTCTGGCGTAACACATCCGGAGAATGTGGATCTGAGCAAGGTTACCATCGCAATGCCTGTGTACAACGAGGATGTGGATGTTTTCAGGGAATCAATAGAGTCAGTGGCAATGCAGGGATGTAAGTTTGTTGTGGTTGGGGACTCAAGTGATGAACCTTACCGTTCAATTGTGGAAAAGGCTGGAGGGAAATTCATCCTTCAGGAAATTAGGGTAGGCCAGAAAAAAGCAATTTCCAGGGCATTTGATTTTGTTCATACAGAATTTGTCCTTCTTGTGGACAGCGACACTATTCTTCCACCCAATGCGGTGGCCAGCATGCAGAGCTATTTCGACAGCACAGTTGGCGGTGTTGGCGCCAACATAGGCATAAAGAAGACCGGATCAGCAGTGGCATATGCATCTGAATTCATAGAAAGATCAAGGGAGGTGGTGTTCAGAGCCATGTCTGCACACGGTAATGTGATGAATCTGGATGGTGCGTGTGTGATGTTAAGAACTGAACTTGTCAGGCCTTTCATTAAATCCGATGAGTTCCTGGAATTCAAGTTATTTGGCAGACCAAGCGTACTTGGAGAAGACTGGCTCATCACCGGATATATAATCAATAAAGGATATCGGGCTGTCAAGGATTACAGCACGAGAGTGGAAAGCTATCCGCAGAAAGATGCCAGAAAGTTCCTTAAGCAGAATGTAAGATGGGCAAGATCAGGATGGATACGTTTTGGTCGCGAACTCATGGATGGAACCGCCACAAGGGCCGGGAAATTCTACACATTCGAACTCATATACACTTATCTGCTTCCAGTAATTGTTCTGGGATTTGGGATTTTCAGGTTCTTTGCCTTTTTCCAGGCCAATCCGGGTGCACTCCATTTCATGAATATAGTTGACGACATACTGCTCATAAGGCCGTCAGATGTCGGATATCTCATCTACACCAAGCTCACAATAACTTTTGCTAACATTTCAGGTTCAATGATATTTCTGGGTGCAGTAATAACCCGCATGAAAGGGGAAAAGCTCAAAACAATTGCATTCGGCGCACTGGGGCTCCTGGTGCTGTTTGTAACAAACATTTACGGCATATTTACTTTCTGGAAGAGCGGAAATCACTGGCTCACCAGATAA
- the purB gene encoding adenylosuccinate lyase encodes MSISPIEYRYGRDAVKSIFSEESKLRHMLKVEKFLAQAESEHNLIPREAYIDIVNVVDSNAVKVQRVREIEAEIKHDIMAMVKALTEKCHEGASYVHFGVTSNDIIDTATALQIQEFYAYLQDDLSRIQNAMSSLVRKHKDSVMLGRTHGQHASPITFGLKMAVYLSEMNRHVIRVKETRKRILAGKIMGPVGTGAALGDAALEIQDRVMELLGLAPESASSQVVNRDRYIEFLSVINGIVTSLEKVATEIRNLQRPEIGEVSEFFDMEKQVGSSSMPSKVNPINSENVCSISRLVRSFIIPEYEGAVTWHERDLTNSAAERFIIPYVCILSDHAMVKMAEILETLLVFPERMLQNLMDDDFVLSERLVSEMTRAGVPRQEAHELVREAAMRAHATHSSLLKTLKDGGYLKRLPRGVEKGLADPRTFTGSASRICERVLEETLIISAGKDGGNT; translated from the coding sequence GTGTCGATATCACCCATAGAATACAGATATGGCAGAGATGCCGTAAAATCCATATTTTCTGAGGAGTCAAAGCTTCGCCATATGCTGAAAGTTGAAAAATTCCTGGCCCAGGCAGAATCAGAGCATAACCTGATTCCCAGAGAAGCTTACATTGACATAGTGAATGTTGTGGATTCCAACGCTGTTAAAGTGCAGAGAGTCAGGGAAATAGAGGCTGAAATAAAGCATGATATTATGGCAATGGTGAAGGCACTCACCGAGAAATGCCATGAAGGTGCAAGCTATGTCCATTTTGGAGTCACTTCCAACGATATAATAGATACAGCAACAGCCCTGCAGATACAGGAGTTCTATGCTTACCTCCAGGATGATCTTTCAAGGATTCAGAATGCTATGTCCTCACTTGTAAGGAAGCACAAGGATTCAGTAATGCTTGGAAGAACCCACGGGCAACACGCCAGTCCAATCACATTCGGACTGAAGATGGCTGTTTATCTCTCAGAGATGAACCGGCACGTTATAAGAGTGAAAGAAACAAGAAAGAGGATACTTGCCGGTAAGATAATGGGACCAGTTGGAACAGGCGCAGCCCTTGGAGACGCAGCACTTGAAATTCAGGACCGGGTTATGGAGTTGCTTGGGCTTGCTCCGGAAAGCGCATCATCTCAGGTTGTCAATAGAGACAGGTACATCGAGTTCTTGTCTGTCATCAATGGCATAGTGACTTCGCTTGAGAAGGTTGCCACAGAGATCAGGAACCTGCAGAGACCAGAGATTGGTGAGGTTTCTGAATTTTTTGATATGGAAAAGCAGGTTGGATCGAGCTCAATGCCCAGCAAGGTCAACCCAATCAATTCCGAGAACGTTTGCAGTATCTCGCGTCTTGTCCGGAGTTTCATAATACCTGAATACGAGGGGGCTGTCACCTGGCATGAACGTGACCTTACAAACAGTGCTGCAGAAAGGTTCATAATTCCATACGTATGCATCCTTTCGGACCATGCAATGGTTAAGATGGCCGAGATTCTTGAAACTCTGCTTGTCTTTCCTGAGAGGATGCTGCAGAATCTCATGGATGATGATTTTGTCCTTTCCGAAAGGCTGGTTTCGGAAATGACCAGGGCAGGGGTTCCACGCCAGGAGGCGCATGAACTGGTGAGGGAGGCTGCCATGAGGGCACACGCAACACATTCGTCGCTATTGAAGACACTCAAGGATGGGGGCTACCTTAAAAGGCTTCCCCGGGGTGTTGAGAAGGGACTTGCCGACCCCAGAACATTCACTGGAAGTGCCTCCAGGATATGCGAAAGGGTACTCGAGGAAACCCTCATTATCAGTGCTGGAAAGGATGGTGGAAACACATGA
- the ftsZ gene encoding cell division protein FtsZ, with product MEDNDEDFTTSDAELQEYLEKLRVKIKIFGAGGGGSNTINRLMREGIKGATLIACNTDAPHLLKTRANHKILMGKNLTRGLGSGADPRIGEQAARESDQDIMKYVTGTDIAFITAGLGGGTGTGSAHYIAGRAKDSGALTISVVTLPFTSEGKIRMENAMWGLRKLLKSSDTVIIIPNDKLKELVPDLPLEKAFRVADEIIVRAITGISDLVTKPGLINLDFNDLKTVMKDSGLAMIGMGMSEGEPGPRVDEAVQKAMNSPFLQFDLSSASGVIINVTGGRDMQLEEASNAAEFIRKKVSRSTRIIWGATVDQAYDNRVEVLIVATGVSAAEIQGTEKKDSGSDIDMVS from the coding sequence TTGGAAGACAACGATGAGGATTTTACAACATCAGACGCTGAACTTCAGGAGTACCTTGAAAAACTGAGGGTAAAAATCAAGATATTTGGAGCCGGAGGCGGCGGTTCCAATACCATTAACAGGCTGATGAGGGAAGGTATTAAAGGTGCCACTCTCATAGCATGCAACACAGATGCGCCACATCTGCTGAAGACCAGGGCAAATCACAAGATACTCATGGGGAAGAACCTGACCAGGGGCCTGGGTTCCGGTGCAGATCCCCGCATAGGTGAACAGGCGGCAAGGGAATCTGACCAGGACATAATGAAATATGTCACCGGAACGGACATCGCATTTATTACTGCAGGCCTGGGTGGAGGAACAGGCACAGGATCTGCCCATTACATAGCAGGGAGGGCGAAGGACAGTGGCGCTCTCACAATATCGGTGGTCACTCTCCCATTCACGTCAGAGGGGAAAATCAGGATGGAGAACGCAATGTGGGGACTCAGGAAGCTCCTCAAATCTTCGGATACTGTAATAATCATACCCAACGATAAGCTGAAGGAACTTGTTCCTGATCTTCCACTTGAAAAGGCATTCAGGGTTGCTGATGAAATAATAGTGAGAGCCATAACAGGAATATCAGATCTTGTGACGAAACCCGGCCTCATAAACCTGGATTTCAACGATCTCAAGACGGTCATGAAGGATTCTGGCCTTGCCATGATTGGGATGGGTATGTCAGAAGGCGAACCAGGGCCCAGGGTTGATGAGGCAGTTCAGAAGGCAATGAATTCGCCATTTCTCCAGTTTGATCTTTCCAGCGCAAGTGGCGTGATCATAAACGTGACCGGAGGCCGGGACATGCAACTTGAGGAGGCCAGCAATGCTGCAGAATTCATCAGGAAGAAGGTGAGCCGGAGCACCAGAATCATCTGGGGCGCCACCGTTGATCAGGCTTATGACAACAGAGTGGAAGTCTTAATAGTGGCAACTGGAGTCAGCGCCGCTGAGATCCAGGGCACTGAAAAGAAGGACTCCGGAAGCGACATCGACATGGTGTCATGA